GGCAGGCGATACCGCGCTCGCCCTTGGCCCAGTCACCGGCCGGCAGGTTGAACAGCACTTGGCTCAGACCGTTGGCCTCGAGTTTTGCCTTGATTTCAGCCGAGCTGAAATCGTACGGGAACAGATATTCCACGCCACTGAAACCGGCCTTGGCGGCGGCGTCGAAACGGGCAAGGAAGTCCTGTTCGGTGAACAGCATGGACAGGTTGGCTGCGAAACGCGGCATGGTGGTCTCCCGTAAATCTTGTGAGGTCCCCTGTGGGAGCGAGCCTGCTCGCGAAAGCGGTCTGTCAGCCAACATACGTGTTGGATATGAAGCAGTCTTCGCGAGCAGGCTCGCTCCCACAGGGAGAGCAGTCAGCAGTTAATCAAGCAGCGAAATCGCCGTTGGCGCGTCGTTGCCGACCAGTGCCAGGTCTTCGAATTCGTTGACCGCGTTGATCTCGGTACCCATGGAGATGTTGGTCACACGCTCCAGAATGATTTCGACGATCACCGGCACTTTGAACTCTTCGATCATCTGTTCGGCCTTGCGCAGGGCAGGGGCGATTTCCGACGGCTCGAACACACGTAGCGCTTTACAGCCGAGGCCTTCGGCGACTGCGATGTGGTCAACCCCGTAACCGTTGAGTTCCGGCGCATTCAGGTTATCGAAGGACAACTGCACGCAGTAGTCCATTTCGAACCCGCGCTGGGCCTGACGGATCAGGCCCAGGTACGAGTTGTTCACCACGACGTGGATGTACGGCAGTTTGAACTGAGCGCCGACCGCCAGTTCTTCGATCATGAACTGGAAATCATAGTCCCCCGACAGGGCCACGACTTTCCGGCTCGGATCGGCCTTGACCACGCCCAGCGCTGCCGGAATGGTCCAGCCCAACGGGCCGGCCTGGCCACAGTTGATCCAGTGACGCGGCTTGTAGACGTGCAGGAACTGCGCGCCGGCAATCTGCGACAGACCGATGGTGCTGACGTAGCAGGTGTCCTTGCCGAACACCTGGTTCATTTCTTCGTAAACGCGCTGCGGCTTGACCGGCACGTTGTCGAAGTGGGTCTTGCGATGCAGGCTGGCCTTGCGCTGCTGGCAATCCTGCAGCCAGGCACTGCGGTTCTTCAGCTTGCCGGCGGCTTGCCATTCACGCGCCACTTCGATGAACACGGTCAGCGCTGCGGCGGCGTCGGAAACGATGCCCAGATCCGGCGTGAACACACGACCGATCTGCGTGCCTTCGATGTCGACGTGAATGAACTTGCGGCCTTCGGTGTAAACGTCAACCGACCCGGTGTGGCGGTTGGCCCAACGGTTGCCGATGCCCAGCACCACGTCGGATTTCAGCATCGTCGCGTTGCCGTAACGGTGCGACGTCTGCAGACCGACCATGCCGACCATCAGCGGGTGATCGTCAGGGATGGTGCCCCAGCCCATCAGGGTCGGGATGACCGGGATGCCGGTCAGTTCGGCGAACTCGACCAGCAGATCGCTGGCGTCGGCGTTGATGATGCCGCCGCCGGCAACCAACAGTGGACGCTCGGCCTGATCCAGCAATGCCAAAGCCTTCTCGACCTGCACGCGGGTAGCGGTCGGTTTGGCCAGTGGCAGCGGTTGGTAGGCGTCGATGTCGAATTCGATCTCGGCCATCTGCACGTCGAACGGCAGGTCGATCAGTACCGGGCCTGGACGGCCGGAGCGCATTTCATAGAAGGCTTTCTGGAACGCGTAAGGCACCTGGCCCGGTTCGAGCACCGTGGTCGCCCACTTGGTGACTGGCTTGACGATGCTGGTGATGTCGACAGCCTGGAAGTCTTCCTTGTGCATCCGGGCGCGGGGTGCTTGCCCGGTGATGCAGAGGATTGGAATCGAGTCGGCCGAGGCGCTGTAGAGCCCGGTGACCATGTCGGTACCGGCCGGGCCGGACGTGCCGATGCACACGCCGATATTGCCAGCCTTGGTGCGGGTGTAGCCCTCGGCCATGTGCGAGGCGCCTTCAACGTGGCGAGCAAGGACGTGATCGATGCCACCTACCTTCTGCAAGGCGGAGTACAGCGGGTTGATCGCTGCGCCCGGGATGCCAAAAGCGGTATCAACCCCTTCGCGGCGCATCACCAGAACGGCGGCTTCGATTGCTCTCATTTTGCTCATGGTTTTGTGCCTCTTTACGTTTTGTAATTGTATACAAGTGGCTTTGCGCAGAGTGTATTCACGGCGGACGGCGCAGGTCAATCCATTTTCTCAAGCGTCTGTTTCATTCGTCGGAAGCCTTTTGTGCTGTGGCTTTTCGTCGCATGTGGCGCTTTTCGAGAATTATTGTATACAAAAAAATAACTCATTGTGTTCTATTTGTGGCATCGGGCTGTGGCACAAACGCGCAGTCCCACGACTTTCCCTATAACAAAATGAGGACGGCACCATGAGCGCTTTAACCTTGAAAGTCGCAGTCAACCTGGTCAGCGAAGCCATCAGTGCAGGGCGCGGCATCAACGCCGCACCGCTGACCATCGCGGTACTCGACACCGGCGGCCACCTGATCGCCCTGCAACGCGAAGACGGCGCCAGCCTGCTGCGCCCGAACATCGCCATCGGCAAAGCCTGGGGCGCCATCGCTCTGGGCAAAGGCTCACGCCTGCTCGCCCAGGACGCCCAACAACGCCCGGCCTTTTTTGCTTCGTTGAGCAGCATGGGGCACGGCAGCGTCGTGCCCGCACCGGGTGGTGTGTTGATTCGGAATCAGGCTGGGGTGGTGTTGGGGGCTATCGGGATCAGCGGGGATTTGTCGGATGTGGATGAGCAGGTGGCGATCAAGGCGGTGGAGGCGCTGGATCTGAGGGCGGATGGGGGGGTGATTGCTTGAATTTGCGGTGATTGAGCTATCGCCATCGCGAGCAGGCTCACTCCTACAGTGAACTTGGGTTAGACATACAAAATGTTCGAGTGTCCGAAAGCCCCTGTGGGAGCGAGCTTGCTCGCGAAGGCGATTTAAGAGACATATTTAGCCAACGTCTGTCCGCCTCCTGTCTGTGCTTTGGATCTAATCTTTCAGGTGTTCTCATGAAAGGGGCAAAGGAATGCCAAAACTATCAGCCTCGCATCGCCTGCGCATTGGCCGTTACGACGAACCTAACCGCTTATATCTACTGACCGCCAACACACTTCATCGCGAACCTGTTTTCCGCGATTTTGCATTAGGTAAGTTAGTCGGTGACCAATTTCGAAACGCCGAGGAGCTGGGGTTTGCCGACTCGTTGGCATGGGTGGTTATGCCCGACCACTTTCACTGGTTGATCGATTTGAAGCAGGGTTCCTTGAGTGAACTGATGCAAAGGACAAAGTCCTTAAGCGCGCGTGCTGTGAACACGGCTGCGGGTAGAAAAGGCACCCTCTGGCAGCATGGGTTTCACGATCGCGCACTGCGGCGGGAAGATGATTTGGTAAAAATGGCTCGATACGTTGTGGCTAACCCGTTGCGGGCAGGTTTAGTGCAAAGGATTAGCGACTATCCGCTGTGGCATGCGATCTGGGCTGATAGGCAGACCGAGTCGCTCCATTCGCGAGCAAGCTCGCTCCCACAGGTGATTTGAGAGCACCAAATATCCACTATAGGAGTGAGCCTGCTCGCGATTGCGTCGCTGCGGTCTTTCAGTCCGGCTCACACCCTTTTAAAACCAACCGGATAATCGTCTGCGCCGCCGCTTCATAATCGGCTTCGTCGAGCTTGTCTTTCCCCGTCACCGCAGAAATCTGCCAGTCGAAATCGGCGTAGGTCTGGGTCGCGGCCCAGATGCTGAACATCAGGTGGTTGGGATCGATCGGGGCGATCTGGCCGCGGTCGATCCAGCTCTGGATGCAGGCGATGTTGTGCTTGGCCTGGGCGTTGAGCTGTTCGACCAGGTCGGCGCTCAGGTGCGGGGCGCCGTGCATGATTTCGCTGGCGAACACCTTGGAGGCGTAGGGCAGGTCGCGGGAGATGCGGATCTTCGAACGGATGTAGCCGCTCAGCACCTCGCTCGGCACACCGTCCGGGTTGAACGGGGTCGAGGCCTGCAGAATCGGCTCGATGATGCTTTCCAGCACCTCGCGGTAGAGGTTTTCCTTGGATTTGAAGTAGTAGTAGACGTTGGGCTTGGGCAATCCCGCCTTGGCGGCGATGTCGCTGGTTTTGGTCGCCGCAAAGCCCTTGTCGGCAAACTCTTCGCTGGCGGCGCGCAGGATCAGTTCTTTGTTACGCTCGCGGATTGTGCTCATAAACCCGGTGGTTCCTTGCCTGTTCTGGCGGTGGCGCATGGTAGCACCGGCCTTGAGCGACGCT
This genomic interval from Pseudomonas koreensis contains the following:
- the gcl gene encoding glyoxylate carboligase, coding for MSKMRAIEAAVLVMRREGVDTAFGIPGAAINPLYSALQKVGGIDHVLARHVEGASHMAEGYTRTKAGNIGVCIGTSGPAGTDMVTGLYSASADSIPILCITGQAPRARMHKEDFQAVDITSIVKPVTKWATTVLEPGQVPYAFQKAFYEMRSGRPGPVLIDLPFDVQMAEIEFDIDAYQPLPLAKPTATRVQVEKALALLDQAERPLLVAGGGIINADASDLLVEFAELTGIPVIPTLMGWGTIPDDHPLMVGMVGLQTSHRYGNATMLKSDVVLGIGNRWANRHTGSVDVYTEGRKFIHVDIEGTQIGRVFTPDLGIVSDAAAALTVFIEVAREWQAAGKLKNRSAWLQDCQQRKASLHRKTHFDNVPVKPQRVYEEMNQVFGKDTCYVSTIGLSQIAGAQFLHVYKPRHWINCGQAGPLGWTIPAALGVVKADPSRKVVALSGDYDFQFMIEELAVGAQFKLPYIHVVVNNSYLGLIRQAQRGFEMDYCVQLSFDNLNAPELNGYGVDHIAVAEGLGCKALRVFEPSEIAPALRKAEQMIEEFKVPVIVEIILERVTNISMGTEINAVNEFEDLALVGNDAPTAISLLD
- a CDS encoding GlcG/HbpS family heme-binding protein, whose protein sequence is MSALTLKVAVNLVSEAISAGRGINAAPLTIAVLDTGGHLIALQREDGASLLRPNIAIGKAWGAIALGKGSRLLAQDAQQRPAFFASLSSMGHGSVVPAPGGVLIRNQAGVVLGAIGISGDLSDVDEQVAIKAVEALDLRADGGVIA
- a CDS encoding REP-associated tyrosine transposase; protein product: MPKLSASHRLRIGRYDEPNRLYLLTANTLHREPVFRDFALGKLVGDQFRNAEELGFADSLAWVVMPDHFHWLIDLKQGSLSELMQRTKSLSARAVNTAAGRKGTLWQHGFHDRALRREDDLVKMARYVVANPLRAGLVQRISDYPLWHAIWADRQTESLHSRASSLPQVI
- a CDS encoding TetR/AcrR family transcriptional regulator; this translates as MSTIRERNKELILRAASEEFADKGFAATKTSDIAAKAGLPKPNVYYYFKSKENLYREVLESIIEPILQASTPFNPDGVPSEVLSGYIRSKIRISRDLPYASKVFASEIMHGAPHLSADLVEQLNAQAKHNIACIQSWIDRGQIAPIDPNHLMFSIWAATQTYADFDWQISAVTGKDKLDEADYEAAAQTIIRLVLKGCEPD